CGATGTCCGCGCTACCTGCGACAATCGCGCAATCATGGCTGGCGGTCAATGGTTTGCCTGTTGCTGGTGGGGGTTACGTTGTTTCGGTTATGCCGCTAGTGCCCTGTGCGGTACTAATTGCTGTTTTGTCTCGCCGGGTACACGAAGTGGTGCGGGATCGGGTAAGTATTGCTGACTTGGTTGTCCTTAGTGGATGTGTCGTGGGGATCCCACTGCTTCTCACTTTGACCGCGATTGCGATGCTATACGACGCTTCTTATGTTTTTGATGTTTCAATTCCGCCGCTTGTACCCACTTTGTTAAAGACGATTCTGGTGCACTCCATGGTGATGGTGCTGGGAATGGGGCGCCGGTTGTGGAAAGCTATCGCGCGTCGTCTCGGTGTGCCGCTATGGGTTGTGGATCAAGCGATCTCTGCTGGGTGGATAATCGTTATTGGTCTTGTTCTTGCAGGTGTGGTCTACCTGGTGTCCATTGGCTTCCACCTAGATACTCTGCAACAAATTATGGACAACTACCACGGTTGGGGCTTATTTGGGGCGCTATTGTTGTCTATCTTGTATCTACCAAACGCTGCAATAACAACGTTAGCGGTTACTGCCGGTTCTGAATTTACTATGGGAAACGCTGTAGTGGGGTTGTTTGGCGTGACCTTGGTTCCATTGCCACCACTGCCACTGTTGGCTGGTGTGCCAGCCGCAACACATCCGCTTGGGGCGGCATTATTGGCGTTGCCTGCTGTGGCTGTTGTTATTGCGGTGTTTAAATCGGTACCGCGGTTTATTGAATTGCCAGCATTAATTGCTTTCTCGGCGCTATGGATGCTTTTGCTAACCTTGCTCACTCATGGGGAAGTGGGTATTTACGGTATCACCGGCCCCCGTATTTTCTTGTCGGCGGCGTTGTATGCCGCCTGGGTCGCGATTGTTGGTGTCATCATGGCGATCGTGGGTCACATTATCCAAAAACCGGTATTGGCAGCTGTCGAGGAGGCTGGATCTGAAGAGCTGGCAGTGGTGGAGCTTGAGGAGGATGTAGAACTTAATGATGTGTCTGAGGCTGAAGGGGTAGGTGAAGTTTCGGGGGGAGAAGCTGTATCGGGTGGGGATATCGCTGCTGGCCCTGGATCATATGAGAACGCGTCAGAATTGGCAGATGCTGAATCTTTTGAGCAGTTAAGTCAAGAGGCTGAATATGATGCGATTGCGGTGGATGCCGATGATGAGGTGGCGGACGTGGTGAATCTAGAAACCTTTGAGTCAACTCAGCTGGAAGAAGAAATAGGCACAAAAGAACCTGTGACCCATGTTGATAATGTGACTCATGTTGATGATGTTGCTGAAGATGCAATATATATAAGGAATGAAGTTGAGACGGGGGAACCTGAAGTAGAAGGTTTAGATGATAAGAACTAAAGTATTGTTGCGTGACCCGCACCCATACATCCACTATCCATGATCAACTTTTGCCGATCGTTGTCTTGGTTTCTGGCTCCGGCACGTTGTTGCAGTCAATCATTGATAACCAGGGAACTAATTACACGGTCGTTGGGGTGGTCGCTGATGGGCAGTGTCCCGCGCTTACACGCGCCGAAGCAGCTGGAATCCCCACCGAATGTGTCCCGCTAGCCCCTGGTGCGGATCGGGTGGAGTGGAACCAGCGGTTGGCTGACGCCGTCGAAAAGCGGAAACCGCAATTGGTTGTTTCGGCTGGCTTTATGAAAATCCTGGGGCCGGATTTCCTGGCTGTTTTCTCTGGGCGGATCATTAATACTCATCCAGCGTTGCTTCCATCATTTCCAGGAGCACATGCGGTACGGGATGCATTGGCATATGGCGTCAAAGTCACGGGTTCCACGGTTCATTTTGTTGATGAAGGGGTCGATACTGGACCGATCATTGCCCAAGAACCAGTAATAGTTCTGCCAGGAGAGAGTGAAGCAGATCTGCATGAACGCATCAAGCAGGTTGAGCGCCGTCTCATCGTGACAGTACTCAACTCCGCCACCCTAGGTCATGGCGGCGGAGAACAACAAGGAGAGGTTAACTTCCGCCTATGAGCGATCGCAAGGAAATTAAACGCGCACTTATTAGCGTTTACGACAAAACCGGTTTGGCAGAGCTTGCCCGCACACTCGATGATGCAGGTGTGGAAATCGTTTCGACTGGTTCTACCGCCGCAAAAATTCAAGCGCTAGGAATTAACGTGACCCCGGTGGATAAGCTCACCGGATTCCCGGAATGCCTAGAAGGGCGGGTAAAGACCCTCCACCCGCGAGTACATGCCGGAATCCTTGCCGATACCCGCAAAGACGATCACCTAAACCAACTCGGTGACCTTGGTATCGAACCGTTCCAATTAGTCGTTGTGAATCTCTATCCTTTCTCTGAGACAGTTGCTTCAGGTGCCGACTTCGACGCATGCGTGGAGCAAATCGATATCGGTGGACCTTCTATGGTTCGAGCCGCAGCTAAAAACCACCCGTCGGTTGCAGTGATTGTCGATCCGAAACGCTACAGCGACGTAGCTAAAGCCATCGCCTCCGGTGGTTTTAGCCGCGCGCAGCGCACAGAACTTGCTGTAGACGCATTTCGGCATACCGCAAGCTACGATGTTGCTGTAGCTTCCTGGATGGGGTCACAAATTGCTGATGAGGCTGAAGTTTTCCCAGCATGGATCGGTGAAACTTTGGAACGAAGCAGCGTATTGCGTTATGGTGAGAACCCGCATCAACAGGCTGCTCTTTATTCCAGCGGTGTGGGCTTAGCTGGGGCCACGCAGCTGCATGGGAAAGAAATGAGCTACAACAATTACACGGATTCCGATGCTGCGTGGCGGGCAGCGTGGGATCACGAACGCCCCTGTGTGGCGATCATCAAGCATGCCAACCCGTGTGGCATTGCCGTTTCCGATTTGTCAATCGCCCAGGCTCACCTAAACGCGCATGCGTGTGACCCCGTTTCGGCATTTGGCGGTGTGATCGCAGCCAATCGCGAAGTTACAGCCGAAATGGCACGGCAAGTGACCGATATTTTCACCGAAGTTATCATCGCACCCAGCTATGAAACAGAAGCTGTAGAGATACTCAAGCAGAAGAAAAACATTCGGATTCTTCAAGTGGACGCCCCAACCGGCTCGCAACCGGTGGAACGCCGCGAAATCTCTGGTGGACTGTTAGTGCAACAACGTGACGCCATTGACGCTGATGGAGACAACCCCGCGAATTGGACATTGGTGGCTGGAACCGCGGCCACACCAGAGGTACTAACGGAACTAGAGTTCGCCTGGCGAGCCGTGCGTGCGGTGAAATCCAACGCCATCTTGCTTGCCAAAGATAACGCAACAGTTGGAGTTGGTATGGGTCAGGTAAACCGGGTTGATGCGGCAAAACTTGCTGTTGAACGCGCTAACACCCTGGCAGGTGAAACTCGGCGTGCAGTGGGTGCTGTGGCCGCTTCCGATGCCTTTTTCCCCTTCGCCGATGGCTTCCAGATTCTTGCTGACGCGGGAGTGACGGCAGTTGTCCAGCCTGGTGGCTCCATCCGCGACGCTGAGGTTATTGCCGCCGCCGAAGCTGCTGGTATCACCATGTATCTAACAGGAGCGCGCCACTTCGCTCACTAAGATTTTTCCTACCCTGGTGAGTAGTTGTAGAGAAAAACCTGACTACTTACCAGGGACTTTTTCTTTTCTGCAGTCTGGGTGGAATTTAATATGTGTGGAAGCAGCTGGCATATGTCAGGCGGTGAGACCAGGTGCTCCCTCAACCAGAGTTATATTTCGCATGAGCGCCGGTAATTGAACGGCAAAAGCATAGCGGACTCGTGAATGGCGGTTCGCCGGGTCCACCTTGAAAATGCCTGCTCCGTTTTTAACGCGGAAAAATGCTAAAACTGGAAGATACTTCGGCTAATGAGTTTTCCACCAGGTTTTTATCCGACATGGCTGACGTGATCGTTATTTCGCTCGTCTTTTGATCCCTACCAATCTATGTGGCATAAGCCTCGGCATGGCCAAAAGTAGTCGCAAGTCTCTCTGCTTGTAAGATGTGTCGCACGTCATATTTTTCACACGTCAGACGTCTGATGATCGTGTTAGCCTGTGGGTATCTAAAGGGTATGTGTTTCTCTACCAACACAAAATCTGAATATTCGTCTTCTTCCACACTCTTTGAACACAGTACTAAAGCAGAAAGGCTGGATAATGGCGAAACATTCCAATGATGTCCCCAAAGTCATTCTTGATGTGGATACCTGGGGCGAGCATGAAGTGGATCTAGAGTCCGTTTGTCCTCTGACCAAAGAAGGTACGTTACTTCTCGAATTTTCTACCACGATAGACGGAACTTTGCTGGTGATGGATGGCACCAACGGTCGCATCGAACTACGTATCGAGGGCGGTCGCCTCAATGGAGACTTTGTTTTCGACGGCCAACAACGCTGGCTCGATGCGGAGGACGCCTTGGGGTTTGACGACGGACACAACCATTGCGTTGGTCTGAGCGCCAATGAATCTGGACTTCATATCTTTGTCGACGGGTACGAAGCTTTTTCTGCGACGCTCGCGGCTTGGTTTGACGCCCTTGACGTCACCTCTCTTGTTGTGGATCCAGA
The nucleotide sequence above comes from Corynebacterium mustelae. Encoded proteins:
- a CDS encoding cell division protein PerM, which codes for MSKKSNLNIGMNRRPRRGPSGQASGSTSRPGGGLRKTGRKNPTASVDIVDPTLGRRLRRYMPVILFPLGVVILLIIALSIIGLLLASAPMSALPATIAQSWLAVNGLPVAGGGYVVSVMPLVPCAVLIAVLSRRVHEVVRDRVSIADLVVLSGCVVGIPLLLTLTAIAMLYDASYVFDVSIPPLVPTLLKTILVHSMVMVLGMGRRLWKAIARRLGVPLWVVDQAISAGWIIVIGLVLAGVVYLVSIGFHLDTLQQIMDNYHGWGLFGALLLSILYLPNAAITTLAVTAGSEFTMGNAVVGLFGVTLVPLPPLPLLAGVPAATHPLGAALLALPAVAVVIAVFKSVPRFIELPALIAFSALWMLLLTLLTHGEVGIYGITGPRIFLSAALYAAWVAIVGVIMAIVGHIIQKPVLAAVEEAGSEELAVVELEEDVELNDVSEAEGVGEVSGGEAVSGGDIAAGPGSYENASELADAESFEQLSQEAEYDAIAVDADDEVADVVNLETFESTQLEEEIGTKEPVTHVDNVTHVDDVAEDAIYIRNEVETGEPEVEGLDDKN
- the purN gene encoding phosphoribosylglycinamide formyltransferase gives rise to the protein MTRTHTSTIHDQLLPIVVLVSGSGTLLQSIIDNQGTNYTVVGVVADGQCPALTRAEAAGIPTECVPLAPGADRVEWNQRLADAVEKRKPQLVVSAGFMKILGPDFLAVFSGRIINTHPALLPSFPGAHAVRDALAYGVKVTGSTVHFVDEGVDTGPIIAQEPVIVLPGESEADLHERIKQVERRLIVTVLNSATLGHGGGEQQGEVNFRL
- the purH gene encoding bifunctional phosphoribosylaminoimidazolecarboxamide formyltransferase/IMP cyclohydrolase, giving the protein MSDRKEIKRALISVYDKTGLAELARTLDDAGVEIVSTGSTAAKIQALGINVTPVDKLTGFPECLEGRVKTLHPRVHAGILADTRKDDHLNQLGDLGIEPFQLVVVNLYPFSETVASGADFDACVEQIDIGGPSMVRAAAKNHPSVAVIVDPKRYSDVAKAIASGGFSRAQRTELAVDAFRHTASYDVAVASWMGSQIADEAEVFPAWIGETLERSSVLRYGENPHQQAALYSSGVGLAGATQLHGKEMSYNNYTDSDAAWRAAWDHERPCVAIIKHANPCGIAVSDLSIAQAHLNAHACDPVSAFGGVIAANREVTAEMARQVTDIFTEVIIAPSYETEAVEILKQKKNIRILQVDAPTGSQPVERREISGGLLVQQRDAIDADGDNPANWTLVAGTAATPEVLTELEFAWRAVRAVKSNAILLAKDNATVGVGMGQVNRVDAAKLAVERANTLAGETRRAVGAVAASDAFFPFADGFQILADAGVTAVVQPGGSIRDAEVIAAAEAAGITMYLTGARHFAH